A window of Polaribacter litorisediminis contains these coding sequences:
- a CDS encoding replication-associated recombination protein A, with protein sequence MNEPLAERIRPKTLEDYISQQHLVGKNGVLTKLIQQGIIPSLILWGPPGIGKTTLANIIATASKRPFYTLSAISSGVKDVREVIEKAKKSGGLFTAKNPILFIDEIHRFSKSQQDSLLGAVEKGWVTLIGATTENPSFEVIPALLSRCQVYILNSFDKNDLIALLHRAMQKDAFLSTKKITLKETDALLQVSSGDARKLLNIFELLVSSEDEITITNELVLEKIQKNTVRYDKTGEQHYDIISAFIKSIRGSDPNGAVYWLARMIEGGEDVKFIARRLLIAASEDIGNANPTALILANNTFQAVSVIGNPESRIILSQCAVYLANSPKSNASYIAIKDAQNLVRQTGDLSIPLHLRNAPTKLMKDLDYGKNYKYSHDYQNSFTTQEFLPDEIAGTKLYDPGNNARENQFKEILKKRWKNKYDY encoded by the coding sequence ATGAATGAACCTTTGGCAGAAAGAATTAGACCTAAAACCCTTGAAGATTATATAAGTCAACAACATTTGGTGGGTAAAAATGGTGTATTAACAAAACTAATACAACAAGGAATTATACCTTCTCTCATTTTATGGGGTCCTCCGGGTATTGGCAAAACCACGTTGGCTAACATAATTGCCACAGCATCTAAAAGACCATTTTATACATTAAGCGCCATAAGTTCTGGGGTAAAAGATGTTAGAGAGGTTATAGAGAAAGCCAAAAAAAGTGGTGGTTTATTCACTGCAAAAAATCCTATTTTATTTATTGATGAGATTCACAGATTTAGCAAATCACAACAAGATTCTCTATTAGGTGCTGTAGAAAAAGGTTGGGTTACTTTAATTGGTGCCACCACAGAAAACCCCAGTTTTGAAGTAATACCCGCCCTACTCTCTCGTTGTCAAGTGTATATTTTAAATTCTTTTGATAAAAACGATTTGATTGCTCTTTTGCACAGAGCAATGCAAAAAGATGCATTTTTATCCACCAAAAAAATCACCTTAAAAGAAACAGACGCTTTATTGCAAGTTTCTAGTGGTGATGCTAGAAAACTCTTAAATATTTTTGAATTATTAGTTTCTTCTGAAGATGAAATTACCATTACAAACGAATTAGTTCTTGAAAAAATTCAAAAAAATACGGTTCGATATGATAAAACAGGTGAACAACATTACGATATTATTTCTGCTTTTATAAAATCTATTAGAGGTAGTGATCCCAATGGTGCAGTTTATTGGTTAGCGAGAATGATTGAAGGTGGCGAAGATGTTAAATTTATTGCTAGAAGGTTGCTCATTGCTGCTTCTGAAGATATTGGAAACGCAAATCCCACTGCCTTAATATTGGCAAACAACACGTTTCAAGCTGTTTCTGTTATTGGAAATCCAGAATCTAGAATTATTTTAAGTCAATGTGCAGTTTATTTAGCAAATTCTCCTAAAAGTAATGCTTCTTATATCGCCATAAAAGATGCACAAAATCTTGTGCGCCAAACAGGAGATTTATCCATTCCATTGCATTTAAGAAATGCGCCTACTAAATTAATGAAAGATTTGGATTACGGTAAAAATTATAAATATTCTCATGATTACCAAAACAGTTTTACAACTCAAGAATTTTTACCAGATGAAATAGCTGGAACAAAACTATATGACCCAGGAAATAATGCTAGAGAAAATCAATTTAAAGAAATTTTAAAAAAAAGATGGAAAAATAAATATGATTATTAG
- a CDS encoding rhomboid family intramembrane serine protease: MDEHQTPKINTSLFLVPILYVVGIWLLYWIEIQFNFNFNKFGVFPRSLEGIRGVFFMHFIHSNASHLFSNSIPLFVLLTSLFYFYKEVAYKVLLLGGFLAGLCTWTIARESYHIGASGIVYLLFSFVFFSGIVRKHFRLVALSLMVIFLYGSMIWYVLPIKDGMSWEGHLSGFLVGLFFAVMYRNIGMVKEEHQFTASEFDLLFDEHGNFSPPKLDELAEDKPTNEVE; encoded by the coding sequence ATGGATGAACATCAAACTCCAAAAATAAATACTTCTTTGTTTTTGGTTCCTATACTTTATGTTGTTGGTATTTGGTTGCTATATTGGATAGAAATTCAATTCAACTTTAATTTTAATAAATTTGGGGTTTTCCCTAGAAGTTTAGAAGGAATTAGGGGTGTATTTTTTATGCATTTTATTCATAGCAATGCAAGTCACCTTTTTAGCAATTCTATTCCGTTATTTGTCCTTTTAACAAGTCTTTTTTATTTTTATAAGGAGGTTGCCTACAAAGTATTGTTATTAGGTGGTTTTCTTGCAGGTTTATGTACTTGGACGATTGCCAGAGAATCGTATCATATTGGGGCAAGCGGAATTGTCTACTTACTTTTTAGTTTTGTTTTTTTTAGTGGTATTGTTAGAAAACATTTTAGATTAGTTGCTTTGTCTTTAATGGTAATTTTTTTATACGGAAGTATGATTTGGTATGTTTTACCAATCAAAGATGGCATGTCTTGGGAAGGACATTTATCTGGGTTTTTGGTAGGTCTATTCTTTGCAGTTATGTATAGAAATATAGGAATGGTAAAAGAAGAGCATCAGTTTACAGCGTCAGAATTTGATTTACTGTTTGATGAACATGGTAATTTTTCACCACCAAAATTAGATGAATTAGCAGAAGATAAACCAACTAATGAAGTAGAATAA
- the rlmB gene encoding 23S rRNA (guanosine(2251)-2'-O)-methyltransferase RlmB, translated as MTETTNIFGIRAIIEAIESGSTINKIYLQKGLRGTLFYELDKLIKEKKIATSGVPVEKLDRLSKNNNHQGAVAQISPIEFHDLETLINRTIESGEVPLFILLDQLSDVRNFGAIIRTAECTGVHGIIVQNNGSAPVNAETIKTSAGAAFKIPICKVDHLKDAIFLLQASDVKILAATEKTENSIYDINFNQPIAIIMGSEHRGINPSILKMVDYKAKLPLLGEIASLNVSVACGVFLYENVRQRFVVSG; from the coding sequence TTGACAGAAACAACAAACATTTTCGGTATCAGAGCTATTATTGAAGCGATAGAGAGTGGCTCTACGATCAATAAAATTTACCTTCAAAAAGGTTTAAGAGGTACTCTTTTTTATGAATTAGACAAATTAATCAAGGAGAAAAAAATTGCAACAAGTGGCGTTCCTGTTGAAAAATTAGATAGATTATCTAAAAACAATAATCACCAAGGTGCTGTTGCTCAGATATCTCCTATAGAATTTCATGATTTAGAAACCTTGATTAACAGGACCATAGAAAGCGGTGAAGTTCCACTTTTTATCTTATTAGATCAACTTTCTGATGTTCGCAACTTTGGTGCCATTATAAGAACTGCAGAATGTACAGGCGTTCATGGTATTATAGTACAAAACAATGGTAGTGCTCCTGTAAATGCAGAAACCATTAAAACTTCTGCGGGTGCCGCCTTTAAGATACCTATTTGCAAAGTAGATCATTTAAAAGATGCTATTTTTTTATTACAAGCATCTGATGTAAAAATTCTTGCTGCTACAGAAAAGACAGAAAACTCTATTTATGACATCAACTTTAACCAACCTATAGCCATTATTATGGGTTCGGAACACCGAGGTATAAATCCATCGATCTTAAAAATGGTAGATTATAAGGCAAAATTACCATTATTGGGTGAAATAGCCTCTTTAAATGTGTCTGTAGCCTGTGGTGTGTTTTTATATGAAAATGTAAGACAGCGATTCGTGGTTAGTGGATAG
- a CDS encoding RagB/SusD family nutrient uptake outer membrane protein, translating into MKNLIKFGLFSALAITMVSCGDEFLEKPALRGSETLTSAQLLQASEVDPAVGGALMGGVYSLTFTFNSGGSGGSHTDFGHKSYDVFSDMLSSDMALSQSVYGWYRADITEYQAPLDFTNGANRQVWRYYYRIVRGCNEVIDGLGGDEFTPESAANKAVMGQAKALRAHSYFYLTQFYQKSYDASEPILPLYRNSLEVNGPKVTAAEIYDLMESDLTDAIALLEGFSRANKTEINQSVAQGIYAYVLGARGTDYAKAYDMAKAAIAGGYTVMSSTEITGGFNEVSTPGWMWGVDLNDEIGLGLVSWWGQMDYFSYSYPAFGDSKSIDQGLFDAIPANDFRKEQFNVNPGSATHLLPLNKFYDSDRTRYGSSRIVKADYVYMRVAEMHLLAAEYAAFSNNDAQARTELKALVSQRVPDASYIDGLSGQQLKNEIYLQTRMELWGEGKSYLAMKRNKATTVRGSNHLTFVGEPIPYNDERMTFEIPEGEIQFNPFISTQNN; encoded by the coding sequence TACATCTGCGCAACTGCTTCAAGCTTCTGAAGTGGACCCTGCTGTTGGGGGCGCCTTAATGGGCGGAGTGTATTCACTTACTTTTACTTTCAATAGTGGAGGCTCAGGTGGTAGCCATACTGATTTTGGACATAAATCATATGACGTTTTTAGTGATATGTTATCGAGTGATATGGCCTTAAGCCAAAGTGTGTACGGTTGGTATAGAGCTGACATTACAGAATACCAAGCACCCCTAGATTTTACAAATGGTGCTAACAGACAAGTATGGAGATATTACTACAGAATTGTTAGGGGTTGTAATGAAGTTATCGACGGTTTAGGAGGTGATGAGTTTACACCAGAATCTGCAGCTAATAAAGCCGTAATGGGACAAGCAAAAGCTTTACGTGCTCATTCATACTTCTATTTAACTCAATTTTATCAAAAATCGTATGACGCCTCAGAACCAATTCTTCCATTGTACAGAAATTCTTTAGAGGTTAATGGTCCTAAGGTTACTGCCGCTGAAATCTATGACTTAATGGAATCTGATTTAACAGATGCTATTGCACTTTTAGAAGGTTTCTCTAGAGCTAACAAAACAGAGATTAATCAATCGGTTGCTCAAGGAATCTATGCTTATGTTTTAGGGGCTAGAGGTACAGATTACGCTAAAGCTTACGACATGGCAAAAGCTGCTATTGCTGGTGGTTATACAGTAATGAGTAGTACTGAAATTACAGGTGGTTTTAACGAGGTAAGCACACCAGGATGGATGTGGGGTGTTGATTTAAATGATGAAATTGGATTAGGTTTGGTTTCATGGTGGGGTCAAATGGATTACTTTAGTTACTCTTATCCAGCATTTGGTGATTCTAAATCTATTGATCAAGGTCTTTTTGATGCAATACCTGCGAATGACTTTAGAAAAGAACAGTTTAATGTGAATCCTGGATCAGCGACACACTTATTGCCTTTAAATAAATTTTACGATAGCGATAGAACTAGATACGGTTCATCGAGAATTGTAAAAGCAGATTATGTATACATGAGAGTTGCAGAAATGCACCTTTTAGCAGCTGAATATGCAGCATTTAGTAATAATGATGCGCAGGCAAGAACTGAATTAAAAGCTTTAGTGAGTCAAAGAGTACCAGACGCATCTTATATTGATGGTTTATCTGGACAACAGTTAAAGAATGAAATTTACCTACAAACTAGAATGGAATTATGGGGAGAAGGTAAAAGTTATTTAGCGATGAAGCGTAATAAAGCAACTACAGTTAGAGGTTCTAATCACTTAACTTTTGTTGGGGAGCCAATTCCTTACAATGATGAGCGTATGACTTTTGAGATTCCAGAAGGTGAAATTCAATTTAATCCTTTTATTTCTACTCAAAACAACTAA